The Halorussus salinus genome includes a region encoding these proteins:
- a CDS encoding PseG/SpsG family protein — protein sequence MHFGLRADGGPERGFGHLVRTRTLARELLDRGHAVTYLSKTPESVERVCDAEELAVVSVPTEEEADDDESEADEDAARLLDAAREEGIDALVVDRGAVGLETQRDLSAALPLALILDGEGGTVACDLVVNGHLYATVEDYEFEGDEPDWCVGSDYYLLDADLRRLADREVPWRDPPERGLITMGGSDVGNATPDAVRAFDGTGLEIDVIVGPGFQNEEQIDAAVRETDATFDVVRDPDDLPQRMFEADLAVTALGLTVYELLALRTPFVGLPQAPDQYPKVAPLRERDAGLVVAPGDDRELADAVSTLLHDAERRRTFFERGRELVSGDGTAAVADRLEELG from the coding sequence GAACTGCTCGACAGAGGCCACGCAGTGACCTACCTGTCGAAGACTCCCGAGAGCGTCGAGCGCGTCTGCGACGCCGAGGAGTTGGCGGTCGTCTCGGTGCCGACCGAGGAGGAAGCCGACGACGACGAATCCGAAGCGGATGAGGACGCCGCGAGGCTCCTCGATGCGGCCCGCGAGGAGGGAATCGACGCCCTCGTCGTGGACCGCGGCGCGGTCGGACTGGAGACCCAGCGCGACCTCTCGGCGGCGCTCCCGCTCGCGCTGATACTCGACGGGGAGGGAGGGACGGTCGCCTGCGACCTCGTGGTCAACGGCCACCTCTACGCGACGGTCGAGGACTACGAGTTCGAGGGCGACGAGCCGGACTGGTGCGTCGGGAGCGACTACTACCTCCTCGACGCCGACCTCCGGCGACTCGCCGACCGGGAGGTGCCGTGGCGCGACCCGCCCGAGCGCGGCCTGATAACGATGGGCGGGAGCGACGTGGGGAACGCGACCCCCGACGCGGTCCGGGCCTTCGACGGGACCGGTCTCGAAATCGACGTTATCGTCGGGCCGGGATTCCAGAACGAGGAGCAAATCGACGCCGCGGTCCGAGAGACCGACGCGACGTTCGACGTGGTTCGGGACCCCGACGACCTCCCGCAGCGGATGTTCGAGGCCGACCTCGCGGTCACGGCGCTCGGACTCACCGTCTACGAGTTGCTCGCGCTCCGGACGCCCTTCGTCGGACTCCCGCAAGCGCCCGACCAGTATCCGAAGGTCGCCCCGCTCCGGGAGCGGGACGCCGGACTCGTCGTCGCGCCGGGCGACGACCGCGAGTTGGCCGACGCGGTCTCGACGCTACTGCACGACGCCGAGCGCCGCCGGACCTTCTTCGAGCGCGGCCGGGAACTCGTCTCCGGCGACGGCACCGCGGCGGTCGCCGACCGACTCGAAGAACTCGGGTGA
- a CDS encoding N-acetylneuraminate synthase family protein yields MQIGGHAIGTDRPTFVIAEAGSNHDGDLEQAKSLIDAAADAGADAVKFQNFRAETMYAEEAGSVGDDQSLREFVAEMEMPYDWIPELRDHCDDRGVLFMSTPLDERALDELDEYVPAFKIASSMLSHHPFLRRVAERDKPVVASTGAHDLEDVRSALSVLRDAGASEVALLHCVSSYPTPLESANVRAVATLAEEFDVPVGYSDHTTDPVVAPAAAVALGASIVEKHFTLDSDLEGADHSFALEPDELDRMITAIRDAEVALGDGSVGVEAVERDWYESARRTVHATEDLDAGEVIEESAVSALRSGERERGVEPKFLDAVVGREATRDLDAGSGIRWDDVTGDPVDE; encoded by the coding sequence ATGCAAATCGGGGGGCACGCAATCGGGACCGACCGGCCGACCTTCGTCATCGCGGAAGCGGGGTCGAACCACGACGGCGACTTGGAACAGGCCAAGTCGCTGATAGACGCCGCGGCCGACGCCGGTGCGGACGCCGTCAAGTTCCAGAACTTCCGCGCCGAGACGATGTACGCCGAGGAGGCCGGGAGCGTCGGGGACGACCAGTCGCTCCGGGAGTTCGTCGCCGAGATGGAGATGCCGTACGACTGGATTCCGGAACTGAGAGACCACTGCGACGACCGCGGCGTGCTGTTCATGTCCACGCCGCTGGACGAGCGCGCGCTCGACGAGTTGGACGAGTACGTCCCGGCGTTCAAAATCGCCTCGTCCATGCTCAGCCACCATCCGTTCCTCCGGCGAGTCGCGGAGCGCGACAAACCCGTCGTCGCCTCGACCGGTGCGCACGACCTCGAAGACGTGCGGAGCGCGCTCTCGGTCCTGCGAGACGCCGGAGCCTCGGAGGTGGCGCTCCTGCACTGCGTCTCGTCGTATCCGACGCCGCTCGAATCGGCGAACGTGCGCGCCGTCGCCACGCTCGCCGAGGAGTTCGACGTGCCGGTCGGCTACTCCGACCACACGACCGACCCGGTTGTCGCGCCCGCCGCCGCCGTCGCGTTGGGAGCCTCGATAGTCGAGAAGCACTTCACGCTGGACAGCGACTTGGAGGGCGCGGACCACTCCTTCGCGCTCGAACCCGACGAACTCGACCGGATGATAACCGCGATTCGGGACGCCGAGGTCGCGCTCGGCGACGGGTCGGTCGGCGTCGAAGCCGTCGAGCGCGACTGGTACGAGTCGGCCCGGCGGACGGTTCACGCGACCGAAGACCTCGACGCTGGCGAGGTCATCGAGGAGTCCGCCGTGTCGGCGCTCCGCTCGGGCGAGCGCGAGCGCGGAGTCGAACCCAAGTTCCTCGACGCCGTGGTCGGCCGGGAAGCGACCCGAGACCTCGACGCCGGAAGCGGTATCCGGTGGGACGACGTGACCGGCGACCCGGTGGACGAGTAG